Proteins from one Sabethes cyaneus chromosome 2, idSabCyanKW18_F2, whole genome shotgun sequence genomic window:
- the LOC128735038 gene encoding kelch domain-containing protein 10 homolog: protein MRVTLVLLLYEFVACVLNILNKFFNVPRLQLLREIVDERAENLEAMNNESKSSAALDAVKRYSFRPYELKRIKFKSYNKNGRSRPYARSGHRIVCNDSTIYCFGGFNPNMPEVNEASCLFQELWKYDIIRKEWTLVMGPNNDLPQELASNAMILQGDTLVVYGGTGFPFGVNCSNRLYVCQPGKKPKEMTEVEVNGELPPAQYGQTILYHDGFLYTIGGTEGFSYTCDVYRLNVFSRTWECSYTCRTDIREDPLGRYRHEIAYDNGKIYVIGGGTSDTAFSLASIPTFDLKKNIWTYTVTKPDPKLPAPGVPSARKCHSCVQYKTDNGTEIVIAGGYDGRLYYGDIWKLNLSSFEWRLMQKSSLPYPLFFHGAAASSSGCMYIFGGIKLSVTNNVRTNVIYKMWATIPKLSEICWEAIVHYSPSLTKTSKQKLLQIGIPAKFVERIDET, encoded by the exons AGAGTAACTTTGGTTTTGCTCTTATATGAATTTGTAGCTTGTGTTTTGAATATCCTAAATAAATTTTTCAACGTACCGAGATTGCAACTTCTCCGTGAGATTGTGGATGAAAGAGCAGAAAATCTCGAGGCTATGAATAACGAATCAAAATCTTCAGCTGCTTTAGACGCAGTTAAAAGATATAGTTTCCGACCTTACGAATTGAAACGTATTAAATTTAAGAGTTACAACAAAAATGGGAGATCCAGACCATACGCTCGCAGTGGTCATCGGATAGTTTGCAATGATTCAACGATTTACTGCTTCGGTGGTTTTAATCCTAACATGCCGGAAGTGAATGAAGCGTCATGTTTGTTTCAAGAACTGTGGAAATACGATATCATTCGGAAGGAGTGGACACTTGTTATGGGGCCCAACAATGACTTACCACAAGAACTGGCTTCGAATGCCATGATTTTGCAAGGAGACACTTTAGTT GTATACGGGGGAACAGGATTTCCGTTTGGTGTGAATTGTTCAAATAGGCTGTACGTATGTCAACCTGGTAAGAAACCAAAAGAAATGACCGAAGTTGAAGTTAATGGCGAACTTCCTCCTGCACAGTATGGACAGACAATATTATATCATGATGGCTTTCTGTACACAATAGGTGGTACGGAAGGTTTCAGTTATACCTGTGATGTCTATAG GTTGAACGTGTTTTCTAGAACATGGGAGTGTTCCTACACTTGTCGAACCGACATTCGTGAAGATCCGCTAGGTCGTTACCGGCACGAAATAGCATATgataatggaaaaatatatgtaATTGGAGGAGGAACTAGCGATACTGCGTTCAGTCTAGCGTCAATACCCACATTCGATCTAAAGAAAAACATATGGACGTATACTGTAACGAAGCCAGATCCAAAGTTACCCGCACCAGGCGTACCATCGGCACGAAAGTGCCATTCGTGTGTACAATATAAAACCGACAATGGAACGGAAATTGTGATAGCCGGTGGCTACGACGGTCGTTTATATTATGGAGATATTTGGAAACTAAATTTGTCGTCTTTTGAATGGCGTTTGATGCAAAAATCTTCTTTGCCTTATCCATTGTTTTTTCACGGTGCGGCTGCTAGCAGTAGTGGGTGCATGTATATTTTCGGTGGAATAAAACTTAGTGTTACCAATAATGTCCGAACGAACGTCATATACAAAATGTGGGCAACTATTCCTAAATTAAGTGAAATTTGCTGGGAAGCAATTGTGCACTATAGTCCAAGCTTAACTAAAacttcaaaacaaaaattattacaaattgGAATTCCGGCGAAATTTGTAGAAAGAATTGACGAAACGTAA